The nucleotide window TACGGGACACTGCACTAGCCGAAGGCGAAGTCCACGTCCAGGAAGCCGGCCAGCCCCTCTCCGATGGTAGAAACCGCCTGGGCTTCCTGCTCGATGCCGGCCAGGTCCAGGGGGCCCTCGAGCGTGAGGTACCTGAAGGCGAACCGGGCGTTGCGCGCCACGACCCAGGGCCAGCCCAGGCCCAGGGTGAGGAGCAGCAAGAACAGGTTCCCCAGTCTCAGGAGGAAGAGGCGAAAGCCCGTGACCGTGGAGTGGAAGCGGGCGCCGGCGAAGGTGGTGTGGTCCCAGAAGTAGCGCTGCCTCTTGGCCTGGAACCAGAACCAGCACAGGCCGAACGTCGGGACCGTCAGCAGGAGGGTGAGGACGAAGCTCCAGAACAGGTCCCGCCCCTGTCCGTCGAAATCGAACTTCTGGTTGCCGAGGTAGGCGTGGGACGTCATGAAGGCGTACCGCTTCGTGTCGAAGAAGGGATAGTACAGGCCGAGCGTGAGCCCCGTGAGGAGCGAGGCCTTCAGGAAGAGCTTCAGGAACGCCGCCGCCCAGCCCCGGAAGGAGAACCGGATCCCCCGCCACGAGGTCCGGCTCAGGCGGTACCGGCGCGCCCCCACCATGGCCACCGGGACGAACACCATGACGATCGCGTACGCCAGCACCCCCGCCACCGCCTTGACGACGATCCCCACGTCGAGGAAGTCCCGCACCACAGCCAGGAGCGTCAGGGGCAACCCGAACACCAGCATGGCCTTCAAGAAGCCGATGAGCAGCTCCTTGCCCGTCCCGTGGTAGGCAAACCGATCCCCGTCGAACTCGCTCTCGCTCAGGAGATAGGTCCGGACCCTGACCTTACCCCAGAAGTAGTAGACGCCCAGCGTGATGATGGTTAGGAAGATGTTGACGATGTGGATCCCGAAGAGCGATCCCCCCGCGCCGTGGAAGGACAGGCGGTGGATCTGGCGTGGGCCCGGTGCGGCTTGCGGAGGCCTCTCCCCGATCGAGGGGAGGGGTCGCGCCGGTGGCGGGGGCGGGGCTACCGCCCTCCTGGCCTGCGCCGACGGCGGGCTCGGGCGCGGCGGCGGCGCCTGCGCCGGGGCGCCGCAGGACTTGCAGGCGGGGGCGGGTATCTGCATCAACCCGCATTTGGGGCATTTCATCCCAAACATGGGAGCCCTATCCTCCGGTGTCCTGGTTCCCCACTGCCCTCGTCCTTCGCGGCAAACCGGCAGTTACATGGGTGCAAAACTTGTTC belongs to Candidatus Methylomirabilis sp. and includes:
- a CDS encoding DUF898 family protein, with translation MQIPAPACKSCGAPAQAPPPRPSPPSAQARRAVAPPPPPARPLPSIGERPPQAAPGPRQIHRLSFHGAGGSLFGIHIVNIFLTIITLGVYYFWGKVRVRTYLLSESEFDGDRFAYHGTGKELLIGFLKAMLVFGLPLTLLAVVRDFLDVGIVVKAVAGVLAYAIVMVFVPVAMVGARRYRLSRTSWRGIRFSFRGWAAAFLKLFLKASLLTGLTLGLYYPFFDTKRYAFMTSHAYLGNQKFDFDGQGRDLFWSFVLTLLLTVPTFGLCWFWFQAKRQRYFWDHTTFAGARFHSTVTGFRLFLLRLGNLFLLLLTLGLGWPWVVARNARFAFRYLTLEGPLDLAGIEQEAQAVSTIGEGLAGFLDVDFAFG